The following are encoded in a window of Anopheles stephensi strain Indian chromosome X, UCI_ANSTEP_V1.0, whole genome shotgun sequence genomic DNA:
- the LOC118508449 gene encoding inactive dipeptidyl peptidase 10 isoform X1, with protein sequence MNTVQSTGHATVRNKKDSQFEELTVSSSEKRNWRGIFIALLVIAAVLGLIVFSILLLSPEIESSKLHGRRISLYDIKSGRYEWNTQNGSWINRYEYVFINSEGGLTALQITHDGGFRFEVLMNNATFRQLNVDSYDVSPDRNFVLLYASNGNTQRYNRSYYVYDLTSSNVFSLSAKELDTTAPQLQHVLWAPVASNGSSYGGDRTASHQSSSSSSSSGSPGTGTTSQGIAYVHQGDIYYKPRVQYDLICRITTSGRDGPVLNGVPDWLYSNVLELKGPSLLFSPDGQYLSFLSFNLSSVQEYQYLWYGDGQQYPKIHSLRYPKVHSANPNVTVYVVHLGVLKYIFPKPVNVPGYIRATDSYVGGLSWLSSTELSVTYASRNQSVSHVLLCRAPTFTCVEIFQEKAVANSWVLIGETPLFIRRPTSSLDNFAADAPQPSATPVTTSTSTTPPPLPPPPTTPPAPTMPRHLYMLKRLNVRDGSHGYYRHLVLVLLGTKRTITLTMGQFEVTEIVGYDERRGLVYFMAAPYHKPGQRHLYKIPLGLEQMASMTGGSAASSAGGSGGTSFESNADPSRSGHNASDVLLLRPFGSAVPYCVTCGRGPSDGSDGSDGGSDTPSKRPNNCLFNRVSFNDDYTYFVQECLGPESPSTYLVEAGSERKVRVLNDGNELREQLVQLAKPQIMTFSVQIKYDFNAQVKLFLPPGVKEDDDLQLPLILHIEAGPERQLVSEEYSVDWNWYLSSHQSYIIAQIDARGSGFQGESLKTQIRGRVGIEVEDQLAVLMYLRDNLKLVDPNRICVYGKGYGGYIAMQMLATDSNQVLKCVAAISPIVSFRYYNSFFTERYVLQQDDTERSLIESDLSTKVASLASKNFLLIHSTADCVVHEQHAALLTRSLVNRGIIFRHQMYVDEDHEYRSVSEHLYHTIETYIEENFGNDNQDWTSAFFLSKT encoded by the exons GAATTAACTGTCTCTTCctcggaaaaaagaaattggaGAGGAATTTTTATTGCGCTTTTAGTGATTGCTGCCGTATTGGGGCTAATTGTGTTTTCCATTCTACTTCTATCACCAG AAATCGAAAGCTCGAAGCTGCACGGGCGTCGCATATCGCTGTACGATATCAAATCGGGCCGGTATGAGTGGAACACACAGAACGGTTCCTGGATCAATC GGTACGAGTATGTGTTCATCAACTCGGAAGGTGGGCTAACGGCGCTGCAAATCACCCACGACGGTGGTTTCCGGTTCGAGGTGCTCATGAACAATGCCACCTTC CGGCAGCTCAACGTTGACAGCTACGATGTGTCACCGGACAGGAACTTTGTACTACTGTACGCCTCGAACGGTAACACGCAGCGGTACAACCGCAG cTACTACGTGTACGACCTAACTTCGTCGAACGTGTTCTCGCTGTCGGCGAAGGAATTGGACACGACGGCACCGCAACTACAGCACGTCCTGTGGGCCCCGGTAGCCTCGAACGGATCCAGTTACGGGGGCGATAGGACGGCTTCGCATCaatcttcctcctcttcctcgtcATCCGGTTCGCCCGGCACCGGCACAACCTCCCAGGGTATAGCGTACGTGCATCAGGGTGACATTTACTATAAGCCGCGCGTGCAATACGATCTTATCTGTCGCATCACCACTAGCG GACGAGACGGTCCAGTATTGAACGGTGTGCCCGATTGGCTTTACTCGAACGTGCTCGAGCTAAAGGGCCCATCACTACTCTTCTCACCCGACGGCCAGTATCTATCCTTTCTGTCCTTTAACCTCTCCAGCGTACAGGAGTATCA ATATCTCTGGTACGGTGATGGACAGCAGTATCCTAAGATACACAGCCTCCGCTACCCGAAGGTACATTCGGCGAACCCGAACGTAACGGTTTACGTGGTGCATCTGGGCGTGTTGAAGTACATCTTCCCGAAGCCGGTTAACGTGCCGGGTTACATTCGTGCGACCGACAGCTATGTCGGTGGGCTGAGCTGGCTCTCGTCGACGGAACTGTCGGTGACGTACGCTAGCCGGAATCAGAGCGTCTCGCACGTACTGCTCTGCCGGGCACCAACGTTTACCTGCGTTGAG ATATTCCAAGAGAAAGCCGTCGCCAACTCGTGGGTATTGATCGGCGAAACACCACTCTTCATCCGACGTCCAACATCATCCCTGGACAATTTCGCCGCCGACGCACCACAACCGTCAGCGACACCTGTGACGACGTCAACCTCGACAACTCCACCACCACTCCCACCACCGCCAACCACACCACCAGCCCCCACGATGCCCCGCCATCTGTACATGCTGAAGCGGTTGAATGTGCGTGACGGGTCGCACGGCTACTATCGCCATCTGGTGCTGGTACTGCTCGGTACCAAGCGCACCATCACGCTCACGATGGGCCAGTTCGAGGTGACGGAAATCGTCGGGTACGATGAGCGCCGCGGACTCGTCTACTTTATGGCGGCACCGTACCACAAACCGGGCCAGCGCCATCTTTACAAAATACCGCTCGGGCTCGAGCAGATGGCATCGATGACGGGTGGCAGCGCGGCATCCTCCGCCGGTGGGTCTGGTGGCACATCGTTCGAATCGAACGCCGACCCTAGCCGTTCCGGGCATAATGCGAGCgatgtactgctgctacgcCCATTCGGGTCCGCGGTGCCATACTGCGTGACGTGTGGCCGTGGCCCGTCCGACGGTAGCGACGGTTCGGACGGTGGTTCGGACACACCGTCCAAGCGGCCGAACAACTGTCTCTTTAATCGCGTATCGTTCAACGACGACTATACGTACTTCGTGCAGGAGTGTCTCGGACCGGAGTCACCGTCCACGTACCTGGTGGAGGCCGGTTCGGAACGGAAGGTGCGCGTGCTGAACGATGGCAACGAGCTGCGCGAACAGCTGGTCCAGCTCGCCAAACCGCAGATCATGACGTTCAGCGTGCAGATCAAGTACGACTTTAACGCGCAGGTTAAGCTGTTCCTGCCGCCCGGTGTGAAGGAGGACGACGACTTGCAGTTGCCGCTTATACTGCACAT TGAGGCCGGTCCGGAACGGCAGCTCGTGTCGGAGGAGTACAGTGTCGACTGGAACTGGTACCTCAGCAGCCACCAGTCGTACATTATCGCGCAGATCGATGCCAGGGGGTCCGGATTCCAGGGCGAATCGCTCAAGACGCAAATTCGGGGACGCGTTGGCATCGAGGTCGAAGATCAGCTGGCCGTGCTGAT GTATTTGCGGGACAACTTGAAGTTGGTGGATCCTAATCGTATTTGTGTTTATG GTAAGGGCTATGGTGGATATATTGCGATGCAAATGCTTGCTACCGACTCAAACCAGGTGCTGAAGTGTGTAGCTGCCATCTCGCCTATCGTATCGTTCCGCTACTATA aTTCTTTCTTCACCGAGCGGTACGTGCTGCAGCAGGACGACACCGAACGGTCCCTGATCGAATCGGACCTGTCGACGAAGGTCGCCAGCCTCGCGTCCAAGAACTTCCTGCTCATCCACAGTACGGCCGACTGTGTGGTGCACGAGCAGCATGCCGCCTTGCTCACCCGTTCGCTCGTCAATCGGGGCATTATCTTCCGGCATCAG ATGTACGTGGACGAAGATCACGAGTATCGGAGCGTGTCCGAGCATCTGTACCACACGATCGAAACGTACATTGAGGAGAACTTTGGCAACGATAACCAGGACTGGACGTCGGCATTCTTCCTGTCTAAAACGTAG
- the LOC118508449 gene encoding prolyl endopeptidase FAP isoform X2, which produces MNNATFRQLNVDSYDVSPDRNFVLLYASNGNTQRYNRSYYVYDLTSSNVFSLSAKELDTTAPQLQHVLWAPVASNGSSYGGDRTASHQSSSSSSSSGSPGTGTTSQGIAYVHQGDIYYKPRVQYDLICRITTSGRDGPVLNGVPDWLYSNVLELKGPSLLFSPDGQYLSFLSFNLSSVQEYQYLWYGDGQQYPKIHSLRYPKVHSANPNVTVYVVHLGVLKYIFPKPVNVPGYIRATDSYVGGLSWLSSTELSVTYASRNQSVSHVLLCRAPTFTCVEIFQEKAVANSWVLIGETPLFIRRPTSSLDNFAADAPQPSATPVTTSTSTTPPPLPPPPTTPPAPTMPRHLYMLKRLNVRDGSHGYYRHLVLVLLGTKRTITLTMGQFEVTEIVGYDERRGLVYFMAAPYHKPGQRHLYKIPLGLEQMASMTGGSAASSAGGSGGTSFESNADPSRSGHNASDVLLLRPFGSAVPYCVTCGRGPSDGSDGSDGGSDTPSKRPNNCLFNRVSFNDDYTYFVQECLGPESPSTYLVEAGSERKVRVLNDGNELREQLVQLAKPQIMTFSVQIKYDFNAQVKLFLPPGVKEDDDLQLPLILHIEAGPERQLVSEEYSVDWNWYLSSHQSYIIAQIDARGSGFQGESLKTQIRGRVGIEVEDQLAVLMYLRDNLKLVDPNRICVYGKGYGGYIAMQMLATDSNQVLKCVAAISPIVSFRYYNSFFTERYVLQQDDTERSLIESDLSTKVASLASKNFLLIHSTADCVVHEQHAALLTRSLVNRGIIFRHQMYVDEDHEYRSVSEHLYHTIETYIEENFGNDNQDWTSAFFLSKT; this is translated from the exons ATGAACAATGCCACCTTC CGGCAGCTCAACGTTGACAGCTACGATGTGTCACCGGACAGGAACTTTGTACTACTGTACGCCTCGAACGGTAACACGCAGCGGTACAACCGCAG cTACTACGTGTACGACCTAACTTCGTCGAACGTGTTCTCGCTGTCGGCGAAGGAATTGGACACGACGGCACCGCAACTACAGCACGTCCTGTGGGCCCCGGTAGCCTCGAACGGATCCAGTTACGGGGGCGATAGGACGGCTTCGCATCaatcttcctcctcttcctcgtcATCCGGTTCGCCCGGCACCGGCACAACCTCCCAGGGTATAGCGTACGTGCATCAGGGTGACATTTACTATAAGCCGCGCGTGCAATACGATCTTATCTGTCGCATCACCACTAGCG GACGAGACGGTCCAGTATTGAACGGTGTGCCCGATTGGCTTTACTCGAACGTGCTCGAGCTAAAGGGCCCATCACTACTCTTCTCACCCGACGGCCAGTATCTATCCTTTCTGTCCTTTAACCTCTCCAGCGTACAGGAGTATCA ATATCTCTGGTACGGTGATGGACAGCAGTATCCTAAGATACACAGCCTCCGCTACCCGAAGGTACATTCGGCGAACCCGAACGTAACGGTTTACGTGGTGCATCTGGGCGTGTTGAAGTACATCTTCCCGAAGCCGGTTAACGTGCCGGGTTACATTCGTGCGACCGACAGCTATGTCGGTGGGCTGAGCTGGCTCTCGTCGACGGAACTGTCGGTGACGTACGCTAGCCGGAATCAGAGCGTCTCGCACGTACTGCTCTGCCGGGCACCAACGTTTACCTGCGTTGAG ATATTCCAAGAGAAAGCCGTCGCCAACTCGTGGGTATTGATCGGCGAAACACCACTCTTCATCCGACGTCCAACATCATCCCTGGACAATTTCGCCGCCGACGCACCACAACCGTCAGCGACACCTGTGACGACGTCAACCTCGACAACTCCACCACCACTCCCACCACCGCCAACCACACCACCAGCCCCCACGATGCCCCGCCATCTGTACATGCTGAAGCGGTTGAATGTGCGTGACGGGTCGCACGGCTACTATCGCCATCTGGTGCTGGTACTGCTCGGTACCAAGCGCACCATCACGCTCACGATGGGCCAGTTCGAGGTGACGGAAATCGTCGGGTACGATGAGCGCCGCGGACTCGTCTACTTTATGGCGGCACCGTACCACAAACCGGGCCAGCGCCATCTTTACAAAATACCGCTCGGGCTCGAGCAGATGGCATCGATGACGGGTGGCAGCGCGGCATCCTCCGCCGGTGGGTCTGGTGGCACATCGTTCGAATCGAACGCCGACCCTAGCCGTTCCGGGCATAATGCGAGCgatgtactgctgctacgcCCATTCGGGTCCGCGGTGCCATACTGCGTGACGTGTGGCCGTGGCCCGTCCGACGGTAGCGACGGTTCGGACGGTGGTTCGGACACACCGTCCAAGCGGCCGAACAACTGTCTCTTTAATCGCGTATCGTTCAACGACGACTATACGTACTTCGTGCAGGAGTGTCTCGGACCGGAGTCACCGTCCACGTACCTGGTGGAGGCCGGTTCGGAACGGAAGGTGCGCGTGCTGAACGATGGCAACGAGCTGCGCGAACAGCTGGTCCAGCTCGCCAAACCGCAGATCATGACGTTCAGCGTGCAGATCAAGTACGACTTTAACGCGCAGGTTAAGCTGTTCCTGCCGCCCGGTGTGAAGGAGGACGACGACTTGCAGTTGCCGCTTATACTGCACAT TGAGGCCGGTCCGGAACGGCAGCTCGTGTCGGAGGAGTACAGTGTCGACTGGAACTGGTACCTCAGCAGCCACCAGTCGTACATTATCGCGCAGATCGATGCCAGGGGGTCCGGATTCCAGGGCGAATCGCTCAAGACGCAAATTCGGGGACGCGTTGGCATCGAGGTCGAAGATCAGCTGGCCGTGCTGAT GTATTTGCGGGACAACTTGAAGTTGGTGGATCCTAATCGTATTTGTGTTTATG GTAAGGGCTATGGTGGATATATTGCGATGCAAATGCTTGCTACCGACTCAAACCAGGTGCTGAAGTGTGTAGCTGCCATCTCGCCTATCGTATCGTTCCGCTACTATA aTTCTTTCTTCACCGAGCGGTACGTGCTGCAGCAGGACGACACCGAACGGTCCCTGATCGAATCGGACCTGTCGACGAAGGTCGCCAGCCTCGCGTCCAAGAACTTCCTGCTCATCCACAGTACGGCCGACTGTGTGGTGCACGAGCAGCATGCCGCCTTGCTCACCCGTTCGCTCGTCAATCGGGGCATTATCTTCCGGCATCAG ATGTACGTGGACGAAGATCACGAGTATCGGAGCGTGTCCGAGCATCTGTACCACACGATCGAAACGTACATTGAGGAGAACTTTGGCAACGATAACCAGGACTGGACGTCGGCATTCTTCCTGTCTAAAACGTAG
- the LOC118508431 gene encoding AF4/FMR2 family member lilli-like isoform X2, whose protein sequence is MAASTTVTASAASSSSTASSSSSRLSADRLSGVGLGSAGTSSTGSGVRRRYIRSNTASVTQLLSDSCSSILQRFRRNPSEKLEQQQQQQQPQPQQKRSQFRGFNELSTSASTSSILSHGSGSATNTSDYGSLGSSTDSVHRSPYLSSFNSTMSSYYKPLFRTFGKRFDSPTASSGSAASSSSALTASTASTTRSRRESTTEDKDKTPLVIPGKSSSGVSSGGINGTSNSSSSSSSSSSNSSNNNTGGASGGSTISRLESKYSDILDRVHRRKEQEDKEKTLEPTSGTAGQYQQQHHHQQQRLLNPLMKSSTTSSIVRDKSYSSAKERTPYKLQLLLGSNRSSKLSSTTGSSGSTMVDSLYDRNGRTYGTDRSSGLRTFAGGSGKVRTKEGSYQQQQAGEDGKENIFKSKYDPTELLSEVTSMSSGKSRRTIKPYKRSDTTDMGHLLHSHQHHHHHHHHHHQLYDDDGGTTLCDGGSFSASTSSLAAAKKERRKSCQTTSGMGRFFDADGICTVPLSSDDDDRGSSLADGEGKDPRQRERHNRRREIESLLQKYAPLDDPSRQQLLQAQPPPQPRRERRSHATVNPSTSERSPRLEEDGTGVTSLLLQSASGAVYQRQRTSSSHVRMYYQQQQQQQQQLYGTASTGTALGGGLQKSYTVQNVASHLLNGGGHHQLQQHYGGQQLPYGHLHHHGAPASSGSILPINTTSHAYNSRTTAALSSTTGGVGVQNQLRGPRSRIPKALSTFKPPFIRDDADGHLIYQIGDVLHMRYKILATLGEGTFGRVVKVRDLERNHVMAVKIIKNVDKYRDAAELEIGALEKISQLDPNFEHLCVKMLDWFDYHGHTCIGFEMLGLSVFDFLKENNYEPYPIEHVRHIAYQLCYAVRFLHESRLTHTDLKPENILFVDSEYTTTSVPRKTRDVRRINCTDIRLIDFGSATFDDEHHSTIVSTRHYRAPEVILELGWSQPCDVWSIGCIMFELYEGVTLFPTHDNREHLAMMERILGTIPYRLARKTKTRYFHFGKLDWDEKTSTGRYVTHNCKPLHRYVHSDKPDHLQLFDLIRKMLEYDPANRITLDKALRHPFFAKLPANQRLHEKYIVKATDPRRPEPGSKPRAPMPLSLLPIMARWQKGSIGSKA, encoded by the exons ATGGCGGCCAGCACAACGGTGACTGCCTCGGcggcgtcgtcgtcctccaccgcatcatcatcatcctcccgGCTGTCAGCCGATCGGCTGTCCGGTGTCGGGCTCGGGTCGGCCGGTACGTCGTCCACTGGTAGTGGTGTGCGGCGTCGCTACATCCGCAGCAACACCGCCAGCGTTACCCAGCTGCTGTCGGACAGTTGCAGCAGCATACTGCAGCGATTCCGCCGCAATCCGAGCGAGAagttggagcagcagcagcagcagcagcaaccacagcCGCAACAGAAGCGATCGCAGTTTCG TGGGTTCAACGAGCTGTCAACGTCGGCGTCGACCAGCTCGATCCTTTCGCACGGTAGTGGTAGTGCGACCAACACCTCCGACTATGGCAGCCTCGGCTCGTCCACCGACTCGGTGCACCGGTCGCCATATTTGAGCAGCTTCAACAGTACGATGAGCTCATACTACAAACCACTGTTTCGCACGTTCGGCAAACGGTTCGACTCACCAACGGCATCCTCCGGTTCGGCAGCATCATCCTCCTCTGCGCTGACTGCTTCAACTGCTTCAACTACCCGCAGCAGA CGCGAAAGCACTACCGAGGATAAGGACAAGACACCGCTAGTGATCCCGGGCAAATCGTCGTCCGGTGTGTCCTCGGGAGGTATCAACGgtaccagcaacagcagcagcagcagtagtagtagtagtagtaatagtagtaacAATAACACTGGTGGTGCTAGTGGGGGTAGTACTATCTCTCGACTTGAGTCAAAGTATTCCGACATACTTGATCGGGTACATCGACGCAAGGAGCAGGAGGATAAGGAGAAAACCCTAGAGCCAACGTCTGGTACTGCAGGtcagtaccagcagcagcatcaccatcagcagcagcgtctGCTGAATCCGCTCATGAAGAGTTCCACGACGAGTAGCATCGTGCGTGATAAGTCCTACTCAAGTGCCAAAGAGCGTACTCCGTACAAGCTGCAGCTACTGCTTGGAAGTAACCGTAGCTCGAAGCTGTCCAGTACTACAGGTTCCTCAGGGTCGACCATGGTCGATAGTCTGTACGATCGTAATGGTCGTACGTACGGTACCGATCGTAGCTCCGGTTTGCGAACATTCGCTGGTGGCTCCGGCAAGGTACGGACAAAGGAGGGTAGctatcaacagcagcaggcaggtGAGGATGGCAAGGAGAACATCTTCAAATCGAAGTACGATCCTACCGAGCTGCTGTCCGAGGTGACGAGCATGTCCAGTGGTAAGTCGCGACGCACCATTAAACCTTACAAGCGTAGCGACACCACCGACATGGGTCATCTGCTACACTCGCAtcagcatcaccaccatcaccaccatcatcatcaccagctgTACGATGATGACGGTGGAACGACACTATGTGACGGTGGCTCATTTTCGGCCTCCACGTCCAGCCTGGCCGCGGCCAAGAAGGAGCGCCGAAAAAGCTGCCAAACAACGTCGGGCATGGGGAGGTTTTTTGATGCCGACGGCATCTGTACGGTGCCACTGTCGAgcgacgatgatgatcgtggGTCCTCGTTAGCGGACGGCGAGGGTAAAGATCCGAGGCAACGTGAACGTCACAACAGACGCCGGGAGATTGAGAGTCTGCTGCAGAAGTATGCGCCGCTGGATGATCCGTCCCGGCAGCAGCTACTACAGGCGCAACCACCGCCCCAACCCAGACGCGAGCGTCGTTCGCATGCCACGGTTAACCCGAGCACATCCGAACGGTCGCCACGGCTGGAGGAGGATGGTACAGGCGTAACGTCCCTGTTACTGCAGTCGGCTAGTGGCGCTGTCTACCAAAGGCAGCGTACATCCTCGTCCCACGTTCGCATGtactaccagcagcagcagcagcaacagcagcagctgtacggTACGGCAAGTACCGGCACAGCCCTCGGTGGTGGTCTCCAGAAGTCCTACACGGTGCAAAATGTTGCATCGCATCTGCTCAACGGTGGAGGACACCATCAACTGCAACAACACTACGGTGGGCAACAACTACCGTACGGACATCTGCACCATCACGGTGCTCCGGCTAGCAGTGGTTCGATACTGCCGATCAACACCACATCCCACGCGTACAACAGTCGTACGACAGCGGCACTGTCCAGCACCACCGGTGGAGTAGGCGTCCAGAATCAGCTGCGAGGTCCACGATCGCGCATCCCGAAAGCGCTCTCCACCTTC AAACCACCCTTCATTCGTGATGATGCTGACGGCCATTTGATCTACCAGATTGGAGATGTACTGCACATGAGAT ACAAAATTCTTGCCACCCTCGGTGAAGGAACGTTTGGACGTGTTGTGAAGGTGCGCGATTTGGAAAG GAACCACGTCATGGCGGTAAAGATTATCAAGAACGTGGACAAGTATCGTGATGCGGCCGAGCTGGAAATTGGAGCGCTGGAGAAAATCTCGCAACTCGATCCCAACTTCGAGCA CTTGTGCGTGAAAATGCTGGACTGGTTCGACTATCATGGCCATACGTGCATCGGTTTCGAGATGCTCGGACTGAGTGTTTTCGACTTCTTG AAAGAGAACAACTACGAACCGTACCCGATTGAGCACGTACGGCACATTGCCTACCAGCTGTGCTACGCTGTCCGATTCCTGCACGAAAGCCGCCTCACGCACACGGACTTGAAGCCGGAAAACATTCTGTTCGTCGACTCGGAGTATACTACCACGTCTGTTCCACGCAAG ACACGGGACGTGCGTCGCATCAACTGTACCGATATACGGCTGATCGATTTTGGCAGTGCGACCTTCGACGATGAGCATCACAGTACGATCGTGTCCACCCGCCATTATCGCGCACCGGAAGTAATACTCGAGCTCGGCTGGTCACAACCGTGTGACGTTTGGTCCATTGG TTGCATCATGTTTGAGCTGTACGAAGGCGTAACACTCTTCCCGACGCATGACAATCGCGAACATCTGGCCATGATGGAGCGCATCCTCGGCACCATCCCATACCGTTTGGCAAG aaaaacaaaaacacgttACTTCCACTTCGGCAAGCTGGACTGGGACGAGAAGACGTCCACCGGGCGGTATGTCACGCACAACTGCAAACCACTGCACCGGTACGTCCATTCGGACAAACCGGACCATCTGCAGCTGTTCGATCTGATACGGAAGATGCTTGAGTACGATCCCGCCAACCGTATCACATTGG ATAAAGCACTGCGACATCCGTTCTTCGCCAAGCTGCCCGCAAATCAACGGCTGCATGAGAAAT ATATTGTGAAGGCGACCGATCCACGACGCCCGGAACCGGGTAGTAAGCCGCGCGCCCCAATGCCACTGTCCCTGCTGCCGATAATGGCACGCTGGCAGAAGGGTAGCATAGGCTCGAAAGCTTAA